GGGCAGCCTTAGCAGCAATGCACCTTGGCCTTCGTAAAATTATTAAGCCAGGCATCTCAAGCTGGAAGATCGAAGAATTCGCTCGGGAGTACTTCAAGGCTGCTGGAGCTAAAGCTGAACAAATTGGCTTTGAAGGATACAAGTACGCTACCTGTGTTAGTGTTAATGATGAAATTTGTCACGGATTCCCTCGTAAGAAGTTAATCTTAAAGAAGGGCGACTTAGTAAAGGTTGATACGGTTGTCAGTGTCGACGGTGCTTTCAGTGATTCTTGCTGGAGCTATGCGGTAGGAGAAGTTTCCCCTGAAATCCAAAAGTTAATGGACGTTACTAAGAAGTCACTGTTTATGGGAATTGACCAATGTGTTCCTGGTAACCGGATTGGTGATATTGGTGCGGTGATTCAACACTACACAGAAGATGAGAATGGCTATGGGGATGTCCGTGAATTTGTTGGTCAC
The genomic region above belongs to Limosilactobacillus reuteri and contains:
- the map gene encoding type I methionyl aminopeptidase; this encodes MISLKSPREIDAMEKAGAALAAMHLGLRKIIKPGISSWKIEEFAREYFKAAGAKAEQIGFEGYKYATCVSVNDEICHGFPRKKLILKKGDLVKVDTVVSVDGAFSDSCWSYAVGEVSPEIQKLMDVTKKSLFMGIDQCVPGNRIGDIGAVIQHYTEDENGYGDVREFVGHGIQPTMHEDPMVPHYGEHGQGIRLRNGMTITVEPMINTGTWEADTSDPSGWLAKTADGGWSCQYEHTLVITNDGPKILTSQDPEADADYMYDDNYAKYLDHYREIAEKVAKQFEN